The genomic segment ggtggctgcTGCATTTTCCGGCATGAGGGGAGGCGTTTCTAGCTTTGACAAAGGGATGATCTAGAAGCATGTCGGCAGTAAATCTTGATCTTGGATCCTTAACAAAACACTTCTTGAGAAAATCTACGGCCTCTTTCGAAATCTTCTTAGTACTGGGGATCTCCGGAATCTGATCACTACAGCCGATAGTCATCATCACATCCACGGCAGTCGTCCGGTTGTCGAACTTCCAAGGCGATTTCCCAGTCAACATGAACAAGAGGGTGCATCCCAAAGACCAAACATCTGATTGAGGTACGTATGTTTGATTGGCTATCGACTCCGGTGCCGCATAAAGAACGGTGCCCCGGAATCCCCCGTCATCCTCATCATCGCCGCCACGCATGTTAATAGCACTTCCGAGATCTGCGAGCTTTGCAGTTTCTTCGCCAAAAGTGTTCCCGCTCGTTTTCTCGTCACCTCCTTTAACCATTAAGACGTTGTGTGGCTTAATATCGCAGTGCACGTACCCGAGTGCGTGCATATGAGAAAGAGCCATGAGAATCGATCTCGTGTGATTTTTGACAACAGGCTCCGGCAAACCTTTGCCGCCGCAAGATTTGATGACATCTGCCAAACAACCTCCGGATGCGTACTCGAGAAAAATATTGTATAGTTCCTGGCCATCTTCTAGGGTGGTGTCGTCCCCGAAACATCGGATGATGAAGGGACAATGGTTGAACCGATCgagcagcttcttttctttgaGAAGAGAGTTGGAGTGGGATGATTTAGAAGATTTAACAGCGACTATGGGTGGAATATTACTGAGGCAGCCATCTTGTCGGGTTGTGCCTTTAGAGACAAAGGCAAAACCCCCTCTGCCCAAAGTTTCTCCTCTGATCCAATGCATCTTAATTAATTCTTCGTTTCTTTGCAATCTTGAAAACAATGGAAGCTGCCCATGTATGTAGATTGGCCgagtatatataatattgtttGAATTCAAGCACGGTTTGGATTCGGTATTTAGAAACACgtacatatcaaatcaaatcaaatcattcaATTTTTATCAGGTTTAATTCTTCAGGTGTATTAGAATCCAACTTATCGTAATCGAGTAATTTGTACGTACGCACTTGTGTCGGGTTGTTTGCTTAGGATTTTCTTCAGTTGGATTTTCTTGGATTGGGTTCTAAAAGCTTGAATCCAATGCATGATCTTAATTAATCAATCTTGAAAACAATGGAGGCTGCCCATGTACGTACGTATTTATATAGAATTGCCGACACGTACATATTAAAATTAGCGTAATCTGTAGTTGTATCAAGATTTGGATTGGGTTCTAAAAGCTTCCTTATTTTACTTGGTGAATATATGTTTTCTTCgtaaatagattttttttttaaaaaaaaaaatctaccaGGAGACCAATTTGCCTTCATTTAAAATTTACAACTTTCTAGCTtttgcaaaataaaataaaattgttttcaaaaacttaatatataaaaaaaattcagccaaaactttaatattttgaaaGGGGATAATACATTATACGTACGTCCATCCCTAAAATATGGCCTCTTCCCTCTTGTTTTTTCATTTGcttttatttgttatttttccAAAATAAGATTAGATTTTTTTTCACTCTTTGTACGTTTACATAAATTTCACATTTTCTATTTGTACTTATCTCGTTCATTTCACAAATTTTCTCCTTCTTTTAACATTTATTAATTCAATAagcaaaacttgtgtgagacggtctcatgggtcgtatttgcgAGACGGATCTCTAAATTAGTCAATAACACAATATTGACTTTTTTGAGTAATTGTTTTAGGAATCTATACAAGCAACATTATTTTTTCACTTGctgttatttattattttttcaaaactaAGATTATAATTTTTTCACTCGTCGTACCTTACAAAAATTTCACATTAGAAGTATATCTATTTTTCCTCAATAATCGAATACTTTTGTCTGTAAATACTGAATATTTATTTGTACTTATTTTGATTATTTCAcacattttcttctttttttaaaaaaaacaaaatttattaatcaatattgattttttttttgagaaactGTTTTTATATTTTAGTAATATATATAAGCATCATTATTTTGTAGTGTATTTTGCAAATTATAACTTCTAAAAAGTTTTCTAAAAATATTCATAAAATTATTGAAATTATCCTTTTTACCTGATGATAATTTTTATtactaatttatttttaaatatattttatcatCAATTTTACTTATCGAGTGCATTAGCaactatttttatttagcttcaAAAGTTGTCTTGGAGACAAAAAGTATTACTCAGTAGTTAGTACTGCTCTTTCGATAATGATCACCGGTATGTATATTCTATTGTTTCGAATGTTGGGATTGAAAATTGCGAATCAGGAAAAAAAGTTCTCCAAATCAACCAAAATTAATCAACCTTTTTAATGtctttttttatttgaatatcaAACACAAGCATGCAAATCACGTTGGTCATATAAACTACATTGAGAAAGTTTTATATGACAAACTCGTCCGAGAAATTGTTAGTAGAGAAAATAAAACATTGATCATTAGTCAAACGATCACCTACTACACCAACTCGGACAATTCATTCGAACAATCAAAGACGTTCTGATGTCatgctttattttttttactcaaattgaagctaaactctattgaaaacgtaaactatattaaaatttttgcattgattatatcaatcaatttaattaaaaactgtataaataaatctaaaatacaaatgattgtAATGTTCAATAAcactcatgaaataaattattcaaaaatatattttgctaTTTTAAGTCATTTTGTGCccaaattacttactaaaaaagaaatacaatattcaattattttatttaattttctaaaaataaaattggttgagtgTTAAAAGTTATCACCACAACAAGGTTTTCCAATGGACATTAAATTAcaatttaataatcataatttttttatctcaaatgcatattatttcgaaattaccttaatttgaaatgcattgtagttttttttcaaaatcatatgtatattgtatatcttgaattgtcttcttaaaaattcaaacaAGAGAgcacaagaaaattaaaagagatatattcaaaagagtttcaaatagacattaaattactctcaataacatgtatattaccctcaataatcagaaatATTTAAACACTCAATACATGCAATTCGAGATTTtcataatttgaaagagttaatgTATGGTATAATTATGTCAAAAGCAtccaatatataatttttgtccTTGGggatgttttatttgaattttaaattataaataatgcaatattgcatattatattagaaaccaattttattctatttatgTTACTAAATTTATCTATTCCAAAATTGAATTATGGAATAACTCATCTTTTCAGcaccatatatgagttgaatccttacgagatgtaatgttcgtttaaatttagatttattcGTTGTTATGAATTACCTATATATGTAAACAACGAGAACAACAAGACATTAATTTTGAAATCTGTCTTTCATGAtagagaagtaaaaaatatcattcttctatttgtacaaaattttaattattacgtattactaatgtgataattttcttttatattacaaagttcacgGAAACATGATAGTATAAAATGTACCATAATGGAAATAATTAAACCAATTCTAACGAAAGTAAACATCTTATTAGAAGAcaccttataaaatttattgatattgttttgaaatacacataataaatgttaataaaaataaattttctgatttatacataattgacttatgatcacatgtttcattttttttcgAAATAATAGGTtatgtatattatgaagatattttgtagataaaatcacaacccatttggataaagatattgatgaaacaattattgttatcattcaaatgtgtcaaacacgtgtcatgtcacaaaattgtttttgaatgtagatttagacgaaattattgaattttaaaaaaagtatttctcattaattttattgaatgtgatttaaaaattttttttttgtcacatgttaaaaaataataatatatagtttctcgaaaattaaagaattaaatatgtattaagaTTGGTAGCCAACATCAATATACTAAACACGATATGCATCATGTCATTGTCTTAGGCTAAcataatctaaaattttgatatatgacaATGATTATTAGCCAAAAATTTAATCGACATGAGTTTTATTTAataaagttttttaaaattagcgaaaaatagtttttattttagttttttataattatattaattttttcaatttaagTTTCTATTCATTTTTccctaatttttaataatatcattacGTGCATCGCACGAATTAAATACTAGTGTATAATAAAACGGAGTTTGAGACCCTGACTGCTCTTTAACATGAGAGAGAAGGCGAGGTCTGAGAACCCTCATTCTCTTGGCAAAAGCTTGTGTGAGACTAGtgatgtaaacgaaccaaaccgtttgtaagctattcgaagctcgattcgataaaagctcgtttgagctcgtttaTTGAGgttcgttaagataaacaaaccaaactcaagctttacagtattcggctcgttagctcgtgaacatgttcgttggtatgttaatgagtaatcttttagatgaaaaaataatagttttgatatttgatttattgattttgcatattatttatgaaatataaagaaaaatatattaaatttatttattataataaatttacaaattttaataagaataatatatttttctttaaatatataatttactttttaattaatttaatgaaaatttaaatgtataatatttcatatttattaagcttgtttaggctcgataaaagcttgaataagctcgtgagccatgcatatattcgttaaataaagctcgagctccgctcgattataaacgaaccaagctcaaacattcaggagttcggctcggctcgactcgattacatccttatgtgagacggtctcacgggtcgtatttgtgagacgaatttcttatttgggtcattcatgaaaaaatattatttttatgctaagagtattactttttattatgaatatcgttagggctgacccgtctcacagattaatatccgtgagactgtctcacatgagacctactatCTTCTCTTTAATATCATGTTTTATCGgcctttttgttttttttttctagtacatttcttttgaagaataataataatttttactaCAAAATTTGAGGACCATAAATTATAAGTTGTTATTATTGTACACttattttttgttatatttttattattatatgatCAATTAAAACTTGTaataatttgtttttaataataaaaatagtcaataaaaaaataattaaaatttatgattcgatattttcattaaaaaaatctaatgttaaaatttaagtattttttTACGACAAAATACTTGTTGTTTTACTAAAATTTTTTGAACACTACAACAATTCGTATGTTTTATAGCTTATAAGATGACGGTTGGTTTTTTACCAAAACTTTATACTGAATTACATTCAAAGAGAGAGTGCATGGTACGCTTGGAGGCCATGTACATGCTTTCGATCGGAAATTTATACTAAAATTTGGAATATATAGAAAAAATAGATCTATTTACAACTTTTTTGTTCAGCCGTTAATCACGTTAAACAGGACGGACTGCAGCAGAGTCAACGACATGAAAACAGCTGGGGACCAATGAACTGATGCCGTGAGATAATCTTGAGGTCAGATaacggtggtggtggtggtggtggctgcTGCATTTTCCGGCATGAGGGGAGGCGTTTCTAGCTTTGACAAAGGGATGATCTAGAAGCATGTCGGCAGTACATCTTGATCTTGGATCCTTAACAAAACACTTCTTGAGAAAATCTACGGCCTCTTTCGAAATCTTCTTAGTACTGGGGATCTCCGGAATCTGATCACTACAGCCGATAGTCATCATCACATCCACGGCAGTCGTCCGGTTGTCGAACTTCCAAGGCGATTTCCCAGTCAACATGAACAAGAGGGTGCATCCCAAAGACCAAACATCTGATTGAGGTACGTATGTTTGATTGGCTATCGACTCCGGTGCCGCATAAAGAACGGTGCCCCGGAATCCCCCGTCATCCTCATCATCGCCGCCACGCATGTTAATAGCACTTCCGAGATCTGCGAGCTTTGCAGTTTCTTCGCCAAAAGTGTTCCCGCTCGTTTTCTCGTCACCTCCTTTAACCATTAAGACGTTGTGTGGCTTAATATCGCAGTGCACGTACCCGAGTGCGTGCATATGAGAAAGAGCCATGAGAATCGATCTCGTGTGATTTTTGACAACAGGCTCCGGCAAACCTTTTCCGCCGCAAGATTTGATGACATCTGCCAAACAACCTCCGGATGCGTACTCGAGAAAAATATTGTATAGTTCCTGGCCATCTTCTAGGGTGGTGTCGTCCCCGAAACATCGGATGATGAAGGGACAATGGTTGAACCGATCgagcagcttcttttctttgaGAAGAGAGTTGGAGTGGGATGATTTAGAAGATTTAACAGCGACTATGGGTGGAATATTACTGAGGCAGCCATCTTGTCGGGTTGTGCCTTTAGAGACAAAGGCAAAACCCCCTCTGCCCAAAGTTTCTCCTCTGATCCAATGCATCTTAATTAATTCTTCGTTTCTTTGCAATCTTGAAAACAATGGAGGCTGCCGATGTATGTAGATTGGCCgagtatatataatattgtttGAATTCAAGCACGGTTTGGATTCGGTATTTAGAAACACgtacatatcaaatcaaatcaaatcattcaATTTCCATCAGGTTTAATTCTTCAGGTGTATTAGAATCCAACTTATCGTAATCGAGTAATTTGTACGCACTTGTGTCGGGTTGTTTGCTTAAGATTTTCTTGGATTGGGTTCTAAAAGCTTGAATCCAATGCATGAtcttaattaatcaattaatctTGAAAACAATGGAGGCTGCCCATGTACGTACGTACGTACGTATTTATATAGAATAGCCGACGAGTACATATTAAAATTAGCGTAATCTGTAGTTGTATCAAGATTTGGATTGGGTTCTAAAAGCTTCCTTATTTTACTTGGTGAATATATGTTTTCTTCgtaaatagattttttttttaaaaaaaaaaatctaccaGGAGACCAATTTGCCTTCATTTAAAATTTACAACTTTCTAGCTtttgcaaaataaaataaaattgttttcaaaaacttaatatataaaaaaaattcggc from the Primulina eburnea isolate SZY01 chromosome 3, ASM2296580v1, whole genome shotgun sequence genome contains:
- the LOC140826836 gene encoding mitogen-activated protein kinase kinase kinase 20-like is translated as MHWIRGETLGRGGFAFVSKGTTRQDGCLSNIPPIVAVKSSKSSHSNSLLKEKKLLDRFNHCPFIIRCFGDDTTLEDGQELYNIFLEYASGGCLADVIKSCGGKGLPEPVVKNHTRSILMALSHMHALGYVHCDIKPHNVLMVKGGDEKTSGNTFGEETAKLADLGSAINMRGGDDEDDGGFRGTVLYAAPESIANQTYVPQSDVWSLGCTLLFMLTGKSPWKFDNRTTAVDVMMTIGCSDQIPEIPSTKKISKEAVDFLKKCFVKDPRSRCTADMLLDHPFVKARNASPHAGKCSSHHHHHHRYLTSRLSHGISSLVPSCFHVVDSAAVRPV
- the LOC140828300 gene encoding mitogen-activated protein kinase kinase kinase 20-like; its protein translation is MHWIRGETLGRGGFAFVSKGTTRQDGCLSNIPPIVAVKSSKSSHSNSLLKEKKLLDRFNHCPFIIRCFGDDTTLEDGQELYNIFLEYASGGCLADVIKSCGGKGLPEPVVKNHTRSILMALSHMHALGYVHCDIKPHNVLMVKGETAKLADLGSAINMRGGDDEDDGGFRGTVLYAAPESIANQTYVPQSDVWSLGCTLLFMLTGKSPWKFDNRTTAVDVMMTIGCSDQIPEIPSTKKISKEAVDFLKKCFVKDPRSRFTADMLLDHPFVKARNASPHAGKCSSHHHHHHRYLTSRLSHGISSLVPSCFHVVDSAAVRPV